One Epinephelus moara isolate mb chromosome 20, YSFRI_EMoa_1.0, whole genome shotgun sequence genomic window carries:
- the avpr1aa gene encoding arginine vasopressin receptor 1Aa, translating to MHTPDYALLLSGGNQSLVFSPSTDLTMETPGNNTVHPNGSDPFARNEEVAQIEIMVLSITFVVAVIGNVSVLLAMYNTKKKMSRMHLFIKHLSLADLVVAFFQVLPQLCWKITYRFYGSDFLCRVVKHLQVMGMFASTYMMVMMTVDRYIAICHPLKTLQQPTQRSYIMIISTWMCSLVFSTPQYFIFSLSEIKNGSKVNDCWAHFIEPWGAKAYITWITVGIFLVPVVILVMCYGFICHSIWNNIKYKKRKSTAGAANKNGLIGKHSVSSITTISRAKLRTVKMTFVIVLAYIVCWAPFFTVQMWSVWDKNFQWVDSENTAVTLSALLASLNSCCNPWIYMIFSGHLLQDFVHCFSCCYKVNTDFKKEDSDSSLRRTTLLTKMTNRSPTGSSSNWRELDNSPKTSIQAE from the exons ATGCACACTCCTGACTATGCGCTGCTCCTGAGCGGAGGTAACCAGTCTCTGGTTTTCAGTCCCTCTACTGACCTAACGATGGAGACGCCTGGAAACAACACCGTCCACCCGAACGGATCCGATCCGTTTGCGCGAAACGAGGAGGTGGCCCAGATCGAGATAATGGTCCTGAGCATCACCTTCGTGGTTGCTGTGATTGGGAATGTGAGCGTCCTGCTGGCAATGTAcaacacaaagaagaagatgTCGCGGATGCACCTTTTCATCAAGCACCTCAGCCTGGCTGACCTGGTGGTCgccttcttccaggtgctgccGCAGCTCTGCTGGAAGATCACCTACCGCTTCTACGGTTCAGACTTTCTCTGCAGGGTCGTCAAGCACCTCCAGGTGATGGGGATGTTCGCGTCCACTTacatgatggtgatgatgaccGTGGACCGTTACATTGCCATCTGCCACCCTCTGAAAACCCTCCAGCAGCCCACCCAGCGCTCCTACATCATGATCATCTCCACGTGGATGTGCAGCCTGGTGTTCAGCACCCCGCAGTACTTCATCTTCTCCCTGAGCGAGATCAAGAACGGCTCGAAAGTAAACGACTGCTGGGCGCACTTTATCGAGCCGTGGGGCGCCAAGGCGTACATCACCTGGATAACTGTGGGCATCTTCCTCGTGCCCGTGGTCATTCTCGTGATGTGCTATGGGTTCATCTGCCACAGCATATGGAATAATATCAAATACAAGAAAAGGAAATCGACGGCTGGTGCTGCGAACAAGAACGGGCTGATTGGGAAGCATTCAGTCAGCAGCATTACAACGATATCCAGAGCCAAACTGAGGACTGTAAAAATGACTTTTGTGATAGTTTTGGCGTACATCGTTTGCTGGGCGCCGTTTTTCACAGTGCAGATGTGGTCTGTGTGGGATAAAAACTTCCAGTGGGTTG aTTCTGAGAACACAGCAGTGACTCTGTCTGCGCTTCTTGCCAGTCTCAACAGCTGCTGTAACCCGTGGATATACATGATCTTCAGCGGCCACCTCCTCCAGGATTTTGTGCACTGCTTCTCCTGTTGCTACAAAGTGAACACTGACTTCAAGAAGGAGGACTCAGACAGCAGTCTCCGCAGAACAACGCTGCTGACTAAGATGACCAATCGGAGCCCTACGGGCAGTTCTAGCAACTGGAGAGAGCTGGACAATTCTCCTAAGACTTCTATTCAGGCGGAGTAA